Below is a window of Halogeometricum rufum DNA.
CAACCGGGTGAGTTCGTCGACGCCGGCGGGGACGGTATCGACGTTCGAGAGCAGTTTCGAGTGGGGGATGTCGCGGCCCGACAGCGAGTTGCGGCAGCCGAGACAGCGCACGTCGCCGTCGAGCGAGCGGACCGCCCGCGAGAGCGGCGACCCCTCGACGAACAGGTGGACGGCGTCGCCGTTGGCGAGGAGGACGACGTCGTCCGTCTCGGCGGTGTCGTCGTCGAGGAGGTTGCGCACGTTCGCCAGCGCGTGTCGCCAGTCGCTCACGTCACCGCTCGACAGGTGGAAGACTGCGTTCATAGCGGCGCGACGGCGGCCACGTCCTTCAGCGTTCGTGCCGGGGGGTCGGCGGCGGCGACCACTTTTCACGTCTCCCGTCGACCGGACGCGTATGGCACAGACGCACGTCGTCGCCGTCTGCGGGAGCCTCCGCGACCGGAGTTACACGAAACTGGCACTCGAACGCGCTCTCGACGGCGTCCGCGAGGCGGGGGGCACCGGCGAACTGCTCGACCTGCGGGCGTACGACCTGCCCGTCTTCGACGCCGACGAGGACGGACAGGGCGACAGCGCGGTCGTCGCCCGGCGAATCCGCGAGGCGGACGCGCTCGTCCTCGGGACGCCCGTCTACCACGGGTCGTACTCGGGCGTGCTGAAGAACGCGCTCGACCACTGCGGGTTCGACGAGTTCGACGGCAAGACGGTCGGCCTGCTCGCCGTCGCCGGCGGCGGCTTTCCGGTGACCGCGCTGGAACACCTCCGGTCGGTCTGCCGGGCGCTGAACGCGTGGGTCCTGCCCCATCAGGCCGCACTCCCGCACGTCTCCTCGCAGTTCGACGGCGAGGAACTCGCCGACGAGGGGTTAGAAAAGCGCGTGCACGTCCTCGGCCGCCGGGTGGTCGAGTACGCGCGCATCGAACCCGACCCGGCGACGTTCGAGGCGGGAGAGAACGTCGGAGCGGGAGGGAAGTAGTCCGCTCAGACGGACTGTTCGAGCGACAGGTCGAGGTCGAACGTGCACGTCTCGTTCGAGACGACGTTGCCCGCGTTGTACGGGAGCCGGTAGATGACCTCGACGTACTTCGAACCGCCCTGCGAGAGCGCGCTGGACCCGCCCGCCGCGCCCTTGATGCGGGTCGGCTTGCCCTGAACCATCAGGTCGCCGTCGTCGTCGGCGTCGAGTTCGGGGGCGTCCACGTCGGTGTCGACGCGCACCTCCACGTCGAGAACGTCGGCGAGGGTCCGTTCCTTGCCGGGGTCGACGGTGACGTAGCGACTGCTGTCGCCGTCGAATCCGGGGCCGAAGGCGAACCCGGGCGTGAGGAGGACGCGGTCGTTGATGCCGTCGCTCGGCCCCATCCCGTTCACGTCGTGGAGGCCGTTGTAGACGACCTGTCCCCCGAAGGCGAACGCGCCGGACCGACGGCCGCTTCCGAGCGTGACTTCGATGGTCCCCTGCGTCCGACTCGCGGAGACGCCGGACGCCCGCGAGTTCGACAGCGCGTAGCCGTTCGGGTTGCCCCCGCTCCGACTCGGCTGGTCCCACCCGCTCGCCGTGAACGGCTGGTAGCTGACGCCGTTCTGGTTGGCGACCACCTGGAAGTCCGCGGTGCCGTCGTCGTCGGTGTCGAACAGGAGGGCGAGGTTGTCACCGCTGCTCGCCGCGCCGAGTTCCGCCGGCAGGTCGACGGTTATCTTCGTGCTGCCGTTGCTCAGCAGTTCGACCGCCGTCACGGCGTCGTCGACGCCGAAGTCCGAGAGGTCGTGGACGTTGTCGTGGGTGTCGTTGTCGAAGTAGCCCGTCACCTCGGAGGTGAACGTGTGCACGGCGCCGGTGTTCGGCGCGCCCGGGGCGTTGCGGACGTTCGTCACCGCGGCCGAGAGGTCACCGTCGGCGTCGCCGACGTTGTTCACCTTGAACGTCTCCTTGCCGCCCTCGCCGGGCATCAGGTCGCTCACGTTCACCGTCTTCGAGACGTTCGCCCCCAGCGTGAGGTCCATCTCGCCGGCCTGAATCGTGTTGTTCGCGCTCTCCTCCTCGTCGCTCATCAGCGCGTACGTCCCCGTGCTCACCGCGCCGGCGCTGAGGCCAACGCCGGCGATGCCGCCGAGAACCGTCCTGCGCGAGAGTTCGATACCACCGTCGTCGTCTGCGTCGTTTCCGAACATGGTGTTTCTGCGCGGCGACCGCACCCCACCGAGAGGCGGCCCGCCGCGCGACGGCTGAACAGTCGGGTACAATACACTTTGCTACCGACAGGATTACTCGGACGAAAGTCGCTGTTTAGCGAACTTAACCGCCGGTTCGGCGGTTCGCGGCGCGCGTATCGTCGGGATACCGGGGCCCCGACTGGTTTCGTACCGTTCGATTGGCGTCGGAGACAGTCCGGAGAGAATGAGCAACCGTTTTGACGTTCGCTCGCACCCGAACAGGATATGCACGCCATCACCAAGAGCGGGTGGGTGGAGGTCATCACGGGGTCGATGTTCTCCGGGAAGACGGAGGAACTCCTCCGCCGCCTGCGACGCGCCGAAATCGCGGGGCAGGACGTGGCCGTCTTCAAACCCGCGCTCGACGACCGGTACGGCGAGACGACCGTCGGGTCGCACGCCGGGAGCCAGTGGGACGCGCGGGTCGTCCCCGCCGAGGGCGAGGGCATCTGGACCATCGTCGAGGACCTGAACGGGCAGGACGTCGTCGCCATCGACGAGGCGAACTTCTTCTCCGCGGACCTCGTGGACGTCTGCGAACACCTCGCCGCGGACGGCCGCCGCGTCCTCGTCTCCGGCACCGACCAGACGTTCCGCGGGGAGCCGTTCGAACCGCTTCCGCAACTGATGGCGACGGCCGAGTACGTGGACAAACTGCAGGCCATCTGCACCGTCTGCGGCGAACCGGCGAGTCGGAACCAGCGACTCGTGGACGGCGACCCCGCGCACGCGGACGACGCGACGATCGTCGTCGGCGCCGAGGAGTCCTACGAGGCGCGATGTCGGAACTGTCATACGCTCCGCCGCGACTGATGTACACGACGTGACTACCTGGGTCGAGAATCCGGAGGGCGGGCGGGAACGCGGACCGCGCGGCGTCCTCCGGGCGTGGTTGGAAGTGCTCGTTCGCCCCCGCCGGTTCTTCAGAAACGGCGTCGCGCCCGGCGACCAGGCGCCCGGCCTCGTCTTCGCCGTCGCCGTCGCCGTCGCCTACACGACGGGCCTGTTCGCGCTGGTCCCGTCGCGGATACCGACGCTCGCCGGCGGCCGGGCGCTCTCTGCGCTGGTCGGACTCGCCGCCGTCGCCCTCCTCCTCGCGCCCGCCGTCCTCCACCTCACCGCCGCGATGCAGACGGTGCTCTTGGTCCTCCTCGTCCGCGACAGGGGGGGAATCAGCGAGACGGTGCAAGTCGTCGCCTACGCCGCCGCGCCCTGCGTCGTCGCCGGGATTCCGAGCCCGGAACTCCGCGTCGTCTGCGCCGGTTACGGCACAGCCCTCCTCGTCGTCGGCCTGAGCGAACGGCACGGCGTGAGCGTCGCCCGCGCCGCCGTCGCCGGGGCGATTCCCGCGACGTTCCTCTTCGGCTACGTCTTCGGCGGGCTGGCGGCGTTGCAGACGGTCGCACGCGGCCTCGGCCTCGTCTGAACCCGGACGGGCGCCGCTCCGAGCGGTGACCGACGCCCGTCCAACGAACGCCGTGCGCGTTCGTGTCTCTCGCCCGACAACAGGGGGTTCGGCGGCGAACGAGTCGGAAACGCGGAGGAACGCCGCCGCGACGCACGCGTTTCCGGGACGGATTCGACAAGGGTTTTAGTCCCGGGTCGTTTGTTGCACGCAATGGATTGGATTACGCACGACGAAGACGTGTGGTTCGAGTTTCGGGGAGATTCCCCACATCAGCTGACGCCGGGGCGGTACTACAAGGGTGAAGTCGATGGGTTCGCGGAGTTCGGTGTGTTCGTCGACCTCGCGCCGGGCGTGACGGGACTGCTGCACCGCAGCGAACTGGACCGTCGCCTCGAGAGCCTCGACTGGGACGCGGGCGACACCGTGTTCGTCCAGGTGAAGAACATCCGGGACAACGGAAACATCGACCTCGGCTGGTCCATCCGCCAGTCCGAACGCGAGTTCCGCGGCTCGAAGATTCACGACCCGGACGGCGAGGACGACGGCAAGCCCGTCGAGCAGTCCGACGACAGTTCCCCCGGTCCGGTGAAGAAGAAGCCGAAGGGGATGGCCACGAAGTCCAAAGAGCGCAACGGCGAGAGTCAGGAGAAAGCCGACGACGGGGCGACCGACGCCGACGCGCAGGAGACGGACGACCAGACGGACCAGACGGAGGCAGAAGCGGACGCGACGCAGGCGGCAGAGACGGAAGACGAGACGCCGGACACCCCGGCGCGACACACGGACGAACCGGGCTCGCCCGGCGCCGCGGAGGCCGAGACGGACGACGCCGACGCGACCGAGGAACGCGACGCGGACCGCTTCGAGCACGTCACCGTCGAGAGCCTCGGTGACCGCGTGGGCGACGAAGTCCGCATCGAGGGCGAAGTCGTCAGCACGCGACAGACCGGCGGCCCGACCATCTTCGAGATTCGCGACGAGACGGGCGTCGTCGACTGCGCCGCCTTCGTCGAGGCGGGCGTCCGCGCCTACCCCGACGTCGGCGAGGGCGACGTCGTTCGCCTCGACGGCGAGGTGGAGATGCGCCGCGACGAACTGCAGGTCGAGACGGAGGAACTCGTCGCTCTCGACGGTGACGAGGCGGACGCCGTCCTCCAGCGACTCGACGACGCGATGGCCGCGCGGGCCCGCCCCGAGTCGGTCGAACCG
It encodes the following:
- a CDS encoding YIP1 family protein; protein product: MTTWVENPEGGRERGPRGVLRAWLEVLVRPRRFFRNGVAPGDQAPGLVFAVAVAVAYTTGLFALVPSRIPTLAGGRALSALVGLAAVALLLAPAVLHLTAAMQTVLLVLLVRDRGGISETVQVVAYAAAPCVVAGIPSPELRVVCAGYGTALLVVGLSERHGVSVARAAVAGAIPATFLFGYVFGGLAALQTVARGLGLV
- a CDS encoding thymidine kinase, whose translation is MHAITKSGWVEVITGSMFSGKTEELLRRLRRAEIAGQDVAVFKPALDDRYGETTVGSHAGSQWDARVVPAEGEGIWTIVEDLNGQDVVAIDEANFFSADLVDVCEHLAADGRRVLVSGTDQTFRGEPFEPLPQLMATAEYVDKLQAICTVCGEPASRNQRLVDGDPAHADDATIVVGAEESYEARCRNCHTLRRD
- a CDS encoding NADPH-dependent FMN reductase, whose protein sequence is MAQTHVVAVCGSLRDRSYTKLALERALDGVREAGGTGELLDLRAYDLPVFDADEDGQGDSAVVARRIREADALVLGTPVYHGSYSGVLKNALDHCGFDEFDGKTVGLLAVAGGGFPVTALEHLRSVCRALNAWVLPHQAALPHVSSQFDGEELADEGLEKRVHVLGRRVVEYARIEPDPATFEAGENVGAGGK
- a CDS encoding DsrE family protein, giving the protein MNAVFHLSSGDVSDWRHALANVRNLLDDDTAETDDVVLLANGDAVHLFVEGSPLSRAVRSLDGDVRCLGCRNSLSGRDIPHSKLLSNVDTVPAGVDELTRLQHDGYAYLKVP
- a CDS encoding TasA family protein, whose translation is MFGNDADDDGGIELSRRTVLGGIAGVGLSAGAVSTGTYALMSDEEESANNTIQAGEMDLTLGANVSKTVNVSDLMPGEGGKETFKVNNVGDADGDLSAAVTNVRNAPGAPNTGAVHTFTSEVTGYFDNDTHDNVHDLSDFGVDDAVTAVELLSNGSTKITVDLPAELGAASSGDNLALLFDTDDDGTADFQVVANQNGVSYQPFTASGWDQPSRSGGNPNGYALSNSRASGVSASRTQGTIEVTLGSGRRSGAFAFGGQVVYNGLHDVNGMGPSDGINDRVLLTPGFAFGPGFDGDSSRYVTVDPGKERTLADVLDVEVRVDTDVDAPELDADDDGDLMVQGKPTRIKGAAGGSSALSQGGSKYVEVIYRLPYNAGNVVSNETCTFDLDLSLEQSV